From Candidatus Methylomirabilota bacterium, the proteins below share one genomic window:
- a CDS encoding addiction module protein: MTSDPAKLLQEALRLSPEARAALAVSLLESLEEEVDESAEAAWADEIAKRLRELDSGAVTPVPWSEARRMILGR; this comes from the coding sequence ATGACGTCGGATCCCGCCAAGCTCTTGCAGGAAGCGTTGAGGTTGTCGCCCGAGGCGCGCGCTGCCCTCGCAGTCTCGCTGTTGGAGAGCCTCGAGGAGGAGGTCGACGAGAGCGCGGAGGCGGCCTGGGCGGACGAGATCGCCAAGCGTCTCCGCGAACTGGACTCGGGTGCCGTCACACCGGTGCCGTGGTCTGAAGCGCGCCGCATGATCCTCGGACGGTAG